The following coding sequences are from one Diospyros lotus cultivar Yz01 chromosome 7, ASM1463336v1, whole genome shotgun sequence window:
- the LOC127806863 gene encoding uncharacterized protein LOC127806863 isoform X1, translating to MEYQKYVALRRAVAEGNWESAKKFFEKNQDAVTANINSNQENALHVAVQAGKKGIDVVKNLVEKMPIEALEHKNVYGQTVLSYAAIVGNTSAAVILVEKRPPLLYISNNSRVLPIHLAARYDHKDTFQYLLSQTQEEQGGVRPFADRSGVRLVRQVIFSGYYDEALKLIDRNPELAKLQLPTGVSVLSAIASNVLAFQSGSHLSFWKKAIYSCVPEKLDKYAQECSRSDIEDQTFVRSFCIPVSQRLQAMLYKVLAFLVPHIKHIGEKKQEHYQAVGLVKSLCQQIATVSDDKAYESILKGPLLSAAKLGVKEVVKEILDSFPDAVWFTDDNNHNVFQLAILHRQEKVFSIIYQMDLISHRLDKEENNILHLAARLPPRSILNLIPGAAFQMQRELQWFEELKNLVPLECRQKKNKLGEIPTMIFTKAHKDLVCEGEKWIKDTTNSCAIVASLIATIAFAAGITGPGNNDHSGLPIFSKERAFIIFSISNAFSLFTSATSLLMFLSILSSRYEERDFLDALPKRLMIDLATLFLSIISMMITFAASLYLVAGKYKDMILITAALVACVPIYILPSFQFPFLLDLIYSSYGTIFDKKNKNYRPIFLQGK from the exons ATGGAGTACCAGAAATACGTGGCATTGCGCAGAGCTGTTGCGGAAGGCAATTGGGAGAGCGCCAAGAAATTCTTTGAGAAAAACCAAGATGCAGTCACTGCCAATATCAACTCGAACCAGGAGAATGCACTGCACGTAGCAGTCCAAGCAGGAAAGAAGGGAATCGATGTCGTGAAGAATTTGGTGGAAAAAATGCCGATTGAGGCCCTCGAACATAAAAATGTTTATGGCCAAACTGTACTTAGCTACGCTGCTATTGTTGGTAACACGAGTGCTGCGGTTATTCTGGTGGAAAAACGTCCCCCGTTGTTGTATATTAGCAACAATTCTAGGGTTCTACCGATCCACCTGGCTGCCAGATATGATCACAAGGATACTTTCCAATACTTGTTGTCACAGACTCAAGAGGAGCAAGGTGGTGTTAGGCCTTTTGCAGACAGATCCGGGGTTCGGCTTGTTAGACAAGTAATATTTTCTGGATACTACG ATGAGGCCCTAAAATTGATTGATCGGAATCCCGAACTGGCAAAATTACAACTTCCCACTGGTGTTAGTGTTTTATCAGCAATAGCTTCGAACGTGTTGGCGTTCCAAAGTGGGAGTCATCTATCCTTTTGGAAAAAAGCTATCTATTCTT GTGTTCCGGAGAAGTTGGACAAGTATGCTCAAGAATGCAGCAGATCTGACATTGAGGACCAAACTTTTGTGCGAAGCTTCTGCATTCCAG TGAGCCAAAGATTACAAGCCATGCTTTACAAAGTCTTGGCGTTCTTAG TGCCTCACATTAAACACATCGGGGAGAAAAAACAAGAGCATTATCAAGCAGTTGGGCTGGTGAAATCGTTGTGCCAGCAAATTGCAACTGTAAGTGACGACAAGGCTTATGAATCAATTCTGAAAGGCCCACTGCTTTCCGCAGCAAAATTAGGAGTTAAAGAGGTGGTGAAAGAAATATTGGATTCGTTTCCGGATGCAGTTTGGTTTACTGATGATAACAATCATAATGTATTCCAATTGGCAATTTTACACCGTCAGGAAAAAGTTTTCAGCATCATATATCAGATGGATCTCATATCCCATCGCTTGGACAAGGAAGAGAACAATATATTGCATTTGGCGGCGAGACTGCCACCTCGAAGCATACTAAATCTTATTCCTGGTGCAGCATTTCAAATGCAACGTGAGTTGCAATGGTTTGAG GAACTCAAGAACCTTGTGCCACTCGAATGTAGACAGAAGAAAAACAAGCTTGGAGAAATTCCTACCATGATATTTACTAAAGCACACAAGGACCTAGTATGTGAAGGAGAGAAATGGATAAAAGATACAACAAATTCATGCGCAATTGTGGCATCCCTGATTGCCACTATAGCTTTTGCAGCTGGAATCACTGGTCCTGGCAACAATGACCACAGTGGCCTCCCGATTTTCTCTAAAGAAAGAGCATTCATCATCTTTTCCATTTCaaatgcattttctttattcacaTCCGCGACTTCTCTATTGATGTTCTTGTCCATCCTATCTTCACGCTATGAAGAAAGAGATTTTCTTGATGCTCTTCCCAAGAGGCTGATGATTGATCTTGCCACCTTGTTTCTCTCCATAATAAGCATGATGATAACCTTCGCAGCTTCCCTCTATCTTGTGGCGGGAAAATACAAGGACATGATACTAATTACTGCAGCACTAGTAGCTTGTGTTCCAATCTATATTCTCCCGTCCTTTCAGTTCCCCTTCCTCTTGGATCTAATCTATTCATCATATGGTACCATTTttgataagaaaaataaaaattatcgcCCCATTTTCTTACAAGGCAAGTAG
- the LOC127806863 gene encoding ankyrin repeat-containing protein NPR4-like isoform X2, whose amino-acid sequence MPIEALEHKNVYGQTVLSYAAIVGNTSAAVILVEKRPPLLYISNNSRVLPIHLAARYDHKDTFQYLLSQTQEEQGGVRPFADRSGVRLVRQVIFSGYYDEALKLIDRNPELAKLQLPTGVSVLSAIASNVLAFQSGSHLSFWKKAIYSCVPEKLDKYAQECSRSDIEDQTFVRSFCIPVSQRLQAMLYKVLAFLVPHIKHIGEKKQEHYQAVGLVKSLCQQIATVSDDKAYESILKGPLLSAAKLGVKEVVKEILDSFPDAVWFTDDNNHNVFQLAILHRQEKVFSIIYQMDLISHRLDKEENNILHLAARLPPRSILNLIPGAAFQMQRELQWFEELKNLVPLECRQKKNKLGEIPTMIFTKAHKDLVCEGEKWIKDTTNSCAIVASLIATIAFAAGITGPGNNDHSGLPIFSKERAFIIFSISNAFSLFTSATSLLMFLSILSSRYEERDFLDALPKRLMIDLATLFLSIISMMITFAASLYLVAGKYKDMILITAALVACVPIYILPSFQFPFLLDLIYSSYGTIFDKKNKNYRPIFLQGK is encoded by the exons ATGCCGATTGAGGCCCTCGAACATAAAAATGTTTATGGCCAAACTGTACTTAGCTACGCTGCTATTGTTGGTAACACGAGTGCTGCGGTTATTCTGGTGGAAAAACGTCCCCCGTTGTTGTATATTAGCAACAATTCTAGGGTTCTACCGATCCACCTGGCTGCCAGATATGATCACAAGGATACTTTCCAATACTTGTTGTCACAGACTCAAGAGGAGCAAGGTGGTGTTAGGCCTTTTGCAGACAGATCCGGGGTTCGGCTTGTTAGACAAGTAATATTTTCTGGATACTACG ATGAGGCCCTAAAATTGATTGATCGGAATCCCGAACTGGCAAAATTACAACTTCCCACTGGTGTTAGTGTTTTATCAGCAATAGCTTCGAACGTGTTGGCGTTCCAAAGTGGGAGTCATCTATCCTTTTGGAAAAAAGCTATCTATTCTT GTGTTCCGGAGAAGTTGGACAAGTATGCTCAAGAATGCAGCAGATCTGACATTGAGGACCAAACTTTTGTGCGAAGCTTCTGCATTCCAG TGAGCCAAAGATTACAAGCCATGCTTTACAAAGTCTTGGCGTTCTTAG TGCCTCACATTAAACACATCGGGGAGAAAAAACAAGAGCATTATCAAGCAGTTGGGCTGGTGAAATCGTTGTGCCAGCAAATTGCAACTGTAAGTGACGACAAGGCTTATGAATCAATTCTGAAAGGCCCACTGCTTTCCGCAGCAAAATTAGGAGTTAAAGAGGTGGTGAAAGAAATATTGGATTCGTTTCCGGATGCAGTTTGGTTTACTGATGATAACAATCATAATGTATTCCAATTGGCAATTTTACACCGTCAGGAAAAAGTTTTCAGCATCATATATCAGATGGATCTCATATCCCATCGCTTGGACAAGGAAGAGAACAATATATTGCATTTGGCGGCGAGACTGCCACCTCGAAGCATACTAAATCTTATTCCTGGTGCAGCATTTCAAATGCAACGTGAGTTGCAATGGTTTGAG GAACTCAAGAACCTTGTGCCACTCGAATGTAGACAGAAGAAAAACAAGCTTGGAGAAATTCCTACCATGATATTTACTAAAGCACACAAGGACCTAGTATGTGAAGGAGAGAAATGGATAAAAGATACAACAAATTCATGCGCAATTGTGGCATCCCTGATTGCCACTATAGCTTTTGCAGCTGGAATCACTGGTCCTGGCAACAATGACCACAGTGGCCTCCCGATTTTCTCTAAAGAAAGAGCATTCATCATCTTTTCCATTTCaaatgcattttctttattcacaTCCGCGACTTCTCTATTGATGTTCTTGTCCATCCTATCTTCACGCTATGAAGAAAGAGATTTTCTTGATGCTCTTCCCAAGAGGCTGATGATTGATCTTGCCACCTTGTTTCTCTCCATAATAAGCATGATGATAACCTTCGCAGCTTCCCTCTATCTTGTGGCGGGAAAATACAAGGACATGATACTAATTACTGCAGCACTAGTAGCTTGTGTTCCAATCTATATTCTCCCGTCCTTTCAGTTCCCCTTCCTCTTGGATCTAATCTATTCATCATATGGTACCATTTttgataagaaaaataaaaattatcgcCCCATTTTCTTACAAGGCAAGTAG